The Cyprinus carpio isolate SPL01 chromosome A19, ASM1834038v1, whole genome shotgun sequence genome has a segment encoding these proteins:
- the LOC109082091 gene encoding calcium homeostasis modulator protein 4-like gives MSKEWIACLKKQLKKSPFYSNAILGFLMVGLEKLVEMDFACPCKPAMNLLFSAAYFVVPALFSSALMFYIQSPQCKTKCLLSTVTCIIPAVVWIMLLFFDGQYFACAKTSWEGLTVHTDISASTTWCQPFINSNNITEKQMAFFGFRNTSQIVALTMLALSSVPLFVIGCMRCRHQTAGTKEPEAEQVEMEDPGQSSASPRERSSLMNEDERSASSEQL, from the exons ATGAGCAAGGAATGGATAGCATGCTTGAAAAAGCAGCTGAAGAAGAGTCCTTTTTATTCAAATGCAATTCTTGGCTTTTTAATGGTGGGACTTGAGAAACTCGTGGAGATGGACTTTGCATGTCCTTGTAAACCTGCGATGAACCTGCTGTTTTCTGCAGCATATTTTGTGGTTCCTGCTCTGTTCTCCAGTGCACTGATGTTTTACATTCAAAGCCCACAATGCAAAACAAAGTGTCTGCTCTCCACGGTAACCTGCATCATTCCAGCTGTTGTTTGGATCATGCTGCTGTTCTTTGATGGACAATACTTTGCCTGTGCGAAAACCTCCTGGGAAGGACTAACGGTTCACACGGATATATCTGCTTCAACAACGTGGTGTCAGCCTTTTATCAATTCTAACAACATCACTGAAAAGCAAATGGCATTTTTTGGCTTTCGAAATACTTCTCAG ATAGTGGCACTGACCATGCTGGCTCTGAGCTCTGTGCCCCTATTTGTAATTGGATGTATGAGGTGTCGCCACCAAACAGCAGGAACCAAAGAACCTGAAGCTGAACAAGTGGAAATGGAGGATCCTGGTCAAAGTTCAGCTTCCCCTCGTGAAAGATCTTCATTAATGAACGAGGATGAACGAAGTGCATCTTCTGAACAACTGTAA